The Alphaproteobacteria bacterium sequence GACGAGGTCACCCGCTTGCCCGGCGCGATCGACAGCGTGTGGCCGGGATGCGGGTCGAACAGGTTCATGTAGTTGTTGGGGATGATGCCGGTGCCGGGCACGATGATGCGCGAGCCGAACAGATTGTTGATGGTCTGCGTCATCGCCGCGACGTTGCCCAGGGAATCGGCGACGGTGAGATGCGTGGTGTTGGCGGATTCCGGCAGGGTCAGTCCGGTCTTCCAGGCCTGCGCGCGCTTGGCATCGATCATCGCCTGGCGCATGGCGGCGTAGCGCTTGGAGATCAGCTTCGCCACCGGCACCTTGACGAAGGCCGGGTCGGCGGTGGCGGCGTTGCGGTCGGCGAAGGCGATCTTCAGCACCTCGGCCAGCAGGTGCAGCGTATCGGGCGTGCCGAAGCCCAGCCGGCGCAGATCGTAGTGCTCGAGCATGTTGAGCATCTGGATCACGTGCACGCCGCCCGAGGTCGGCGGCGGCGGGCCGACGATCTCGAAGCCGCGATAGGTGCCGCGCACCGGCTTGCGCTCGATCACCGCGAAGCCGGTGAGGTCCTTCATCGCGATCAGGCCGCCCTTCCTGGCGAAGTGATCGACGATGACGCGGCCCAGCGCCCCGCCGTAGAACACGCCCGGCCCTTTCTTCGCGATGCCGCGCAAGGTCTCGGCGTAGTCGCCCTGCACCAGCCGGCTGCCCGCCTGAATCGGCCTGCCGCCCGGTTGATAGAGCTTCGAGATCTCGCGATCGCGCGCCATGTCGGCGGCGACGTCGGAGGCGCATTCCGTGAGATAGGCCGACGCCCTGAAGCCGCGCGAGGCATGGCGGATCGCCGGCTCCATCACGTCGGCCAGCGAGAAGGTGCCGAAGCGCTCGAGGATCTGGCACCACGCCTTGAGGTTGCCCGGCGCCGCCACCGACTTGACGCCGACGGCGTTCTCGCGGCCCACCGTCTCCATGTAGTCGGGCATCCGGTCCGACACCGTCCGGTACATGTCGGGCCGCGCCGCCA is a genomic window containing:
- the ggt gene encoding gamma-glutamyltransferase: MPRPDWRKRAGTPFQCEKRPAMGTRGMVVTNHPLASAAGAEILSAGGNAFDAAIGALFTLTVVEPMMVGIFGGGMAHLRFANGRHTVIDGMSTAPLAARPDMYRTVSDRMPDYMETVGRENAVGVKSVAAPGNLKAWCQILERFGTFSLADVMEPAIRHASRGFRASAYLTECASDVAADMARDREISKLYQPGGRPIQAGSRLVQGDYAETLRGIAKKGPGVFYGGALGRVIVDHFARKGGLIAMKDLTGFAVIERKPVRGTYRGFEIVGPPPPTSGGVHVIQMLNMLEHYDLRRLGFGTPDTLHLLAEVLKIAFADRNAATADPAFVKVPVAKLISKRYAAMRQAMIDAKRAQAWKTGLTLPESANTTHLTVADSLGNVAAMTQTINNLFGSRIIVPGTGIIPNNYMNLFDPHPGHTLSIAPGKRVTSSMAPLMALQDGRLRYALGLPGGLRIFGSAMQALINLIDHGMSLQEAVEAPRVWSQGGPVEIENEVPKTVRDALTRRGHDMLPLPHIGGGMNAIQFDDDGSMQGAACWRADGVPIGLGGGPARAGTRFWPDRTRPKAR